One region of Hoplias malabaricus isolate fHopMal1 unplaced genomic scaffold, fHopMal1.hap1 scaffold_183, whole genome shotgun sequence genomic DNA includes:
- the LOC136683967 gene encoding beta-2-glycoprotein 1-like, whose protein sequence is MRPVLQLLLLCVTGLFTSVSPENVCNRPPPQDGSEIAGGQMFFQPGTEIFLTCSQGYKATGGSRRMVCKSNGEWTARELKCSPRRCPALDPPENGKVHFNNIVYQSIIRFSCDEGFVLHGNESSECLHTGQWSNPPPECKPVMCGLPDIPPFAKIVYDRAFKGSVVEYGFGGMYECLPPMVLVGEKRAICGSDGFWTRPPACRLVMCPVPSDIENGFLSFAEQREYGYKERVRYGCIKPFVLEGPMEVECEASGTWSRKPTCRQP, encoded by the exons ATGAGGCCAGTTctccagctgctgctgctgtgtgtcacGGGGCTGTTCACATCCGTCTCCCCAGAGAACG TATGTAACCGCCCCCCACCTCAGGATGGTTCGGAGATTGCTGGTGGGCAGATGTTTTTCCAGCCTGGGACAGAGATATTTCTCACCTGTAGTCAAGGCTACAAAGCCACTGGAGGCTCACGCAGAATGGTCTGCAAATCCAACGGAGAGTGGACCGCGCGTGAACTGAAGTGCTCAC CGAGGAGATGTCCGGCGCTGGACCCCCCAGAGAACGGGAAGGTTCATTTCAACAACATCGTCTACCAGAGCATCATCAGGTTCTCCTGCGACGAAGG GTTTGTTCTGCATGGAAATGAGTCCAGCGAGTGTTTACACACTGGGCAGTGGAGCAACCCCCCTCCTGAGTGCAAAC CTGTTATGTGTGGCCTCCCTGACATCCCTCCATTCGCGAAGATTGTGTACGACCGAGCATTTAAAGGCAGTGTGGTGGAGTACGGCTTCGGGGGAATGTACGAGTGTCTCCCTCCGATGGTTCTCGTCGGAGAGAAAAGAGCAATCTGTGGCTCAGACGGGTTCTGGACACGGCCCCCCGCATGCAGAC TGGTGATGTGTCCAGTGCCGAGCGACATCGAGAACGGCTTCCTGTCCTTCGCCGAGCAGAGGGAGTACGGCtataaagagagagtgaggtacGGCTGCATAAAGCCCTTCGTTCTGGAAGGACCCATGGAGGTGGAGTGTGAAGCGAGCGGCACCTGGTCCAGGAAACCCACCTGCAGAC AACCCTAA